One window of uncultured Erythrobacter sp. genomic DNA carries:
- a CDS encoding ATP-dependent DNA helicase: MVPVPLPALHASHGGNWLRPANGVTGAVSKGEAIMGAADTPVLLLNAPLVANRLGYPDLSGLDLLELFAFVHPARFCVPTPRGLAEALELEEPEGDADVPAFLQKAAGAMVAACEDPEWFERSGAWSVLQSLERLRWPWAQVLKPHLATPERAEKWLFATLPEWEEAGERAPPSQVELPGEQVLGALDALTGEGSEKREGQRAYAQDAARIFAPRDRRELPHIALAQAGTGIGKTLGYLAPSSLWAGASGGTVWVSTFTKNLQRQLRSESRRAWPVKRPDGTPPVVVRKGRENYLCLLNLEDALQGGFSGRPAILAQLVARWASFTRDGDMIGGDLPGWLGTLFRKRGIAALTDQRGECIYAGCPHYRKCFIERSARDSAQADLVIANHALVMVNAARGRDHAQRPTRIIFDEGHHVFEAADSTFAATLSGQEAIELRRWIVGPERKNRGRRRGLSARLADVASYDDEGGEAIEDASEAGKALPGEGWLQRLVDGEPLGAVEALLSAVRTATYARDESAKGSAGIDAGYGIETEASGLPGEVIEAASAAAEALAGIRAPLIRLGGRLEAIMADPPDWLDGQGRARIEGARFSLQWRVDLLAAWESLLARLGGPADPEFVDWLAVDRSDAREFDVAIHRRWLDPMKPFAKTVLEPAHGVMLTSATLTDRIGSEAGDPWATAIHRSGAAHIESEPLLTAAESPFDYASRAEVLIVTDVKKGDLPGLAGAYARLIEASEGGVLGLFTAIRRMRAVHGRIADRLAREGLPIYAQHVDPIDTGTLVDIFRDDPRASLLGTDALRDGVDVPGRSLRCVVLEAVPWPRPDILHKARRAAAANTGGTGGQFDDRIIRARLAQAFGRLIRNKDDAGHFVVLSAAFPSRLLSAFPEGTQVRRVTLDEALERVSKGLIGESPSATGEAGGKLDAEVPDTFA; the protein is encoded by the coding sequence ATTGTTCCGGTTCCCCTCCCCGCGCTTCATGCAAGCCACGGAGGCAATTGGCTGCGCCCGGCCAACGGCGTCACAGGCGCGGTTTCGAAGGGTGAGGCGATCATGGGCGCCGCGGATACGCCGGTTCTGCTGCTGAACGCCCCGCTGGTCGCCAACCGGCTGGGCTATCCCGACCTTTCCGGCCTCGACCTGCTCGAACTGTTCGCCTTTGTGCATCCGGCGCGCTTTTGCGTGCCTACGCCGCGCGGTCTGGCAGAGGCGCTGGAACTGGAGGAGCCGGAAGGCGATGCCGACGTGCCCGCCTTCCTGCAAAAGGCCGCAGGCGCGATGGTCGCGGCCTGCGAGGATCCCGAATGGTTCGAACGCTCCGGTGCGTGGAGCGTGCTCCAATCGCTCGAGCGGCTGCGCTGGCCGTGGGCGCAGGTCTTGAAACCGCATCTTGCAACGCCCGAGCGGGCGGAGAAATGGCTGTTTGCGACCCTGCCCGAATGGGAGGAAGCAGGCGAGCGCGCGCCGCCTTCGCAAGTCGAATTGCCCGGCGAGCAGGTGCTGGGGGCGCTCGACGCGCTGACGGGCGAAGGATCGGAAAAACGCGAGGGCCAGCGCGCCTATGCTCAGGACGCCGCGCGCATCTTTGCCCCGCGTGACCGGCGCGAGCTGCCGCATATTGCATTGGCGCAAGCAGGCACGGGGATCGGCAAGACCTTGGGCTATCTCGCCCCGTCCTCGCTCTGGGCGGGCGCTTCGGGAGGGACGGTGTGGGTGTCGACCTTCACCAAGAACCTCCAGCGGCAATTGCGCAGTGAAAGCCGCCGTGCTTGGCCGGTCAAACGCCCCGACGGAACGCCGCCGGTTGTGGTGCGCAAAGGGCGCGAGAACTATCTCTGCCTTCTCAACCTCGAAGACGCATTGCAAGGCGGTTTTTCGGGCCGTCCCGCGATACTTGCCCAGCTGGTTGCGCGCTGGGCGAGCTTTACCCGCGACGGCGATATGATCGGGGGCGACCTGCCCGGATGGCTGGGCACGCTCTTCCGCAAACGCGGGATCGCCGCGCTCACCGATCAGCGCGGTGAGTGCATCTATGCCGGCTGTCCGCATTACCGAAAGTGCTTCATCGAACGCTCGGCAAGAGACAGCGCGCAGGCCGACCTTGTGATCGCCAATCACGCTTTGGTGATGGTCAACGCCGCGAGAGGCCGCGACCACGCTCAAAGACCAACCCGCATCATCTTTGACGAGGGCCACCACGTCTTCGAAGCCGCCGATTCCACCTTCGCCGCCACGCTTTCAGGCCAAGAGGCCATCGAACTGCGCCGCTGGATCGTCGGGCCGGAACGCAAGAACAGAGGCCGCCGCCGCGGTCTCTCCGCGCGCCTTGCCGATGTGGCCAGCTATGACGATGAAGGCGGCGAGGCCATCGAAGACGCCAGTGAAGCGGGCAAGGCGCTTCCCGGCGAAGGCTGGCTGCAAAGGTTGGTCGATGGCGAGCCATTGGGAGCAGTTGAAGCGCTGCTCTCCGCTGTGCGCACCGCCACCTATGCCCGCGATGAAAGCGCCAAGGGTTCGGCGGGGATCGACGCAGGCTACGGGATTGAAACCGAGGCCAGCGGGCTTCCGGGCGAAGTGATCGAAGCCGCGAGCGCCGCCGCCGAAGCGCTGGCTGGCATCCGCGCGCCGTTGATCCGGCTTGGCGGACGGCTGGAGGCAATCATGGCCGACCCGCCCGACTGGCTCGACGGTCAGGGCAGAGCGCGGATCGAAGGCGCGCGTTTCTCTCTCCAATGGCGGGTCGATCTGCTGGCGGCGTGGGAGAGCCTGCTGGCACGGCTGGGCGGACCGGCGGACCCCGAATTTGTCGACTGGCTTGCGGTTGACCGCTCCGATGCGCGCGAGTTCGACGTGGCGATCCACCGCCGCTGGCTCGACCCGATGAAGCCCTTTGCCAAGACCGTGCTCGAACCCGCGCACGGCGTGATGCTGACCAGCGCGACGCTGACTGACAGGATCGGCAGCGAGGCGGGTGATCCGTGGGCGACAGCCATCCACCGCTCCGGCGCGGCGCATATCGAAAGCGAGCCGCTGCTGACCGCTGCCGAAAGCCCCTTCGACTACGCATCCCGCGCCGAAGTGCTGATCGTCACCGATGTGAAAAAGGGCGATCTACCGGGGCTAGCGGGTGCCTATGCGCGGCTGATCGAGGCGAGCGAAGGCGGGGTTCTGGGCCTGTTCACCGCAATCCGGCGGATGCGCGCGGTCCATGGACGGATCGCCGACCGGCTCGCGCGCGAAGGCCTGCCGATATACGCACAGCATGTCGATCCGATCGACACCGGCACGCTGGTCGATATCTTCCGAGATGATCCGCGCGCCAGCCTGCTCGGCACCGATGCCTTGCGCGACGGGGTGGACGTGCCGGGCCGGTCGCTGAGATGCGTGGTGCTGGAGGCGGTTCCGTGGCCGCGCCCCGATATCCTCCACAAGGCCCGCCGCGCGGCTGCTGCCAACACCGGCGGAACCGGCGGGCAGTTTGACGACCGCATCATTCGCGCGCGGCTGGCGCAGGCCTTTGGCCGGCTGATCAGGAACAAGGATGACGCCGGGCACTTCGTGGTGCTCTCCGCCGCCTTCCCCTCGCGCCTGCTTAGCGCCTTTCCCGAAGGCACCCAGGTCCGCCGCGTCACCCTCGACGAGGCATTGGAGCGGGTGAGCAAGGGATTGATCGGCGAAAGCCCGAGCGCAACCGGCGAAGCGGGTGGCAAACTCGACGCCGAAGTGCCAGATACATTCGCATGA
- a CDS encoding nuclear transport factor 2 family protein, which translates to MMFAIGAMFALTPAALAEQVDSNAPAADSAEMAEMRARVAAVQAHVDAYRSGNLDRFVATFTPDAEVHANGMVAVGREQIRALYAANFAPGAPSIRIDDSGVNGQFVYLSVGYIFADGQEMCCSYSEYEVSGGKIAYLATSG; encoded by the coding sequence ATGATGTTCGCAATCGGGGCAATGTTTGCTCTGACGCCTGCCGCGCTTGCCGAGCAGGTGGACTCCAACGCACCCGCGGCAGACAGCGCCGAAATGGCCGAAATGCGCGCAAGGGTCGCGGCGGTTCAGGCGCATGTTGATGCATATCGTTCGGGCAATCTGGACCGCTTTGTCGCGACTTTCACTCCCGATGCCGAAGTGCATGCCAACGGCATGGTTGCGGTTGGCCGCGAACAGATCCGCGCGCTCTACGCCGCCAACTTCGCTCCCGGCGCGCCATCGATCCGGATCGATGACAGCGGGGTCAATGGCCAGTTTGTCTATTTGTCGGTCGGCTATATTTTCGCTGATGGTCAGGAGATGTGCTGCTCTTATTCCGAATATGAAGTGTCAGGCGGCAAAATTGCCTATCTGGCGACGAGCGGCTGA
- a CDS encoding lysine--tRNA ligase, which translates to MTDSRLIETARNSKAWPFQEAQRLAKRLRGGKPNGEPVLFETGYGPSGLPHIGTFQEVLRTTLVRRAYEALTGEKTRLVAFSDDMDGLRKVPDNVPNKEMLGEHLGKPLSRIPNPFGTQHDSFAAHNNAQLRAFLDQFGFDYEFVSSSDRYNSGAFDDALRGVLRGFDAILDIMLPTLGEERRKTYSPVMPVSPTTGEVLQVAVEVVDAEAGTIRFTDADGSLVEQSALGGMSKCQWKVDWAMRWVALGVDYEMYGKDLTDSGVQSGKIARVLGGNKPEGLIYEMFLDEKGEKISKSKGNGLSIEEWLEYGSEESLGFYIFANPKSAKQLHAGVIPKAIDDYWQFRERLPEQPLDKQMGNAVWHLLRANERRDTPDAPGAGDSLSVPYSLLLNLVSVLGLEATPQNLAEYVASYTGKPVTDPALERLIEAAVHYNRDFVAQTLNKRAPAGGEVAALKELDAALASAGAGASAEDLQTMVYEIGKREEFGFESLRDWFRALYETLLGSEQGPRMGSFIALYGVEPTRKLIAEALERT; encoded by the coding sequence ATGACAGACAGCAGACTCATCGAAACCGCCCGCAATTCGAAAGCCTGGCCCTTCCAGGAGGCACAGCGCCTCGCCAAACGGCTTCGCGGCGGAAAACCGAATGGTGAGCCTGTGCTGTTCGAGACCGGCTATGGCCCCTCAGGCCTGCCGCATATCGGCACGTTTCAGGAGGTGCTTCGCACCACGCTTGTCCGCCGCGCCTACGAAGCGCTGACGGGTGAAAAGACGCGCCTCGTCGCCTTCAGCGATGACATGGACGGGCTGCGCAAAGTGCCTGACAACGTGCCGAACAAGGAGATGCTCGGCGAGCATCTGGGCAAGCCGCTGTCGCGCATCCCCAACCCGTTCGGCACGCAGCATGACAGCTTCGCCGCGCACAACAACGCGCAGCTGCGTGCCTTCCTCGACCAGTTCGGCTTCGACTACGAGTTCGTAAGCTCCTCGGACCGCTACAATAGCGGCGCCTTCGACGATGCCCTGCGCGGCGTGCTGCGCGGCTTTGATGCGATCCTCGACATCATGCTGCCGACCTTGGGTGAGGAACGGCGCAAGACCTACTCTCCCGTGATGCCGGTCAGCCCGACCACGGGCGAGGTGTTGCAGGTCGCGGTTGAAGTGGTCGATGCCGAAGCAGGCACGATCCGCTTCACCGACGCCGATGGCAGCTTGGTCGAGCAGAGCGCGCTGGGCGGCATGTCCAAATGCCAGTGGAAGGTCGACTGGGCGATGCGCTGGGTCGCGCTCGGCGTCGATTACGAGATGTATGGCAAGGACTTGACCGATAGCGGCGTGCAATCGGGCAAGATCGCGCGCGTGCTTGGCGGGAACAAGCCTGAAGGCTTGATCTACGAGATGTTCCTCGACGAAAAGGGCGAGAAGATCAGCAAGTCGAAGGGCAATGGCCTGTCGATCGAGGAATGGCTCGAGTATGGCAGCGAGGAGAGCCTCGGCTTCTACATCTTCGCCAATCCCAAGAGCGCCAAGCAGCTCCACGCAGGGGTCATCCCCAAGGCGATCGACGATTACTGGCAGTTCCGTGAGCGCCTGCCCGAGCAACCGCTCGACAAGCAGATGGGCAATGCGGTCTGGCACTTGCTGCGCGCTAATGAGCGGCGCGATACGCCGGATGCGCCGGGGGCGGGGGACAGCCTGTCGGTGCCTTACAGCTTGCTGCTCAACCTTGTGAGCGTGCTCGGGCTTGAGGCAACACCTCAGAACCTTGCGGAGTATGTGGCGAGCTATACCGGCAAGCCAGTGACCGACCCTGCGCTGGAGCGGCTGATCGAGGCAGCGGTGCACTATAACCGCGACTTCGTGGCGCAAACGCTCAACAAGCGCGCGCCTGCTGGCGGTGAAGTGGCTGCGTTGAAGGAGCTTGATGCCGCTCTGGCTTCGGCTGGCGCGGGCGCGAGTGCGGAAGACCTGCAAACCATGGTCTACGAGATCGGTAAGCGCGAGGAGTTCGGTTTCGAGTCCCTGCGCGACTGGTTCCGCGCGCTCTACGAAACGCTGCTGGGATCAGAGCAAGGCCCGCGCATGGGCAGCTTCATCGCGCTCTACGGGGTGGAGCCAACGCGCAAGCTGATCGCAGAGGCGTTGGAGAGAACCTAA
- a CDS encoding 2OG-Fe(II) oxygenase: MTKTETVPDQDALRRVGKSVRERLEADPGVYKIDTDKAELYAIGDFLSAAECERLCLMVDHTARPSSLHEIGYESGFRTSYSGDLDPYDSFVKGIGRRIDDLLGVDPKIGEAIQGQRYLPGQQFKPHNDWFYTSEKYWQGERKRGGQRSWTTMAFLNEVEEGGETHFTEIGIKIEPKPGVLLVWNNALPDGRPNEQTMHAGTPVVKGAKYIITKWYRTRNWK; this comes from the coding sequence ATGACCAAGACCGAAACTGTCCCCGATCAGGATGCGCTGCGCCGCGTTGGCAAGTCTGTGCGCGAACGGCTCGAAGCTGACCCCGGCGTTTACAAGATCGACACCGACAAGGCCGAGCTTTACGCCATCGGTGACTTCCTCAGCGCCGCCGAATGCGAGCGGCTGTGCCTAATGGTCGATCACACCGCGCGGCCCTCTTCGCTGCACGAGATCGGCTATGAAAGCGGCTTTCGCACCTCCTATTCTGGCGACCTCGATCCCTATGACAGCTTCGTCAAAGGGATTGGACGGCGGATCGACGACCTGCTCGGCGTTGATCCCAAGATCGGCGAAGCGATTCAGGGACAGCGCTATCTACCGGGCCAGCAATTCAAGCCGCATAATGACTGGTTCTACACCTCCGAGAAGTACTGGCAGGGCGAGCGCAAACGCGGCGGTCAGCGCAGTTGGACAACCATGGCCTTCCTCAACGAGGTCGAAGAAGGCGGCGAGACGCACTTCACCGAGATCGGCATCAAGATAGAGCCCAAACCCGGTGTCTTGCTCGTCTGGAACAACGCGCTACCCGATGGCCGCCCCAACGAGCAGACAATGCATGCTGGCACCCCTGTGGTGAAAGGTGCCAAGTACATCATCACCAAATGGTATCGCACGCGGAATTGGAAGTAG
- a CDS encoding RcnB family protein, giving the protein MDITLLLRGSALSALAFAMAAFAPAQVAHAASAGAAEASAEAEQSRQDRRAQRRSERRAQRGQSWSDRSEMERSRSTQNVERQSRRATPRRAERRAERRDEPRAERRSERRAERRAERRAEPRTQSRPARRADRRADRVDRRTDRRADRVDRRSDRRADRTERRGDRRSDRLERRGRDGAAGRVDRRTDRRADRVERRGDRRADRVERRGDRRADRVERRGDRRADRRAERRSDRRAERRYDRRSDRRVRRDYRDGVRDGRRAERRAERRADRRAERRAYRRWNRQTWRDNRRYRWRDYRRANRSIFRLGRYYAPYRAHRYNRLSIGFYLDSLFFGSRYYINDPWSYRLPEVYGPYRWVRYYDDVVLVDIYTGEVVDVIHDFFW; this is encoded by the coding sequence ATGGATATCACCCTGTTACTCAGAGGCAGCGCCCTGTCCGCCCTTGCATTTGCAATGGCGGCGTTTGCTCCTGCGCAAGTTGCTCACGCGGCGAGCGCCGGTGCAGCCGAGGCCAGCGCAGAAGCCGAACAGTCGAGGCAGGATCGCCGCGCCCAACGACGCAGTGAGCGCCGCGCCCAGCGCGGCCAGTCCTGGAGCGACCGATCAGAAATGGAGCGCAGCCGCTCGACACAAAATGTGGAGCGCCAGTCGCGCAGAGCTACGCCGCGACGTGCTGAACGACGTGCTGAAAGACGCGACGAGCCCCGTGCAGAACGCCGCTCGGAACGACGTGCAGAACGTCGCGCTGAACGCAGGGCCGAACCGCGCACGCAGAGCAGACCCGCCCGCCGTGCGGACCGCAGGGCAGACCGGGTAGATCGCCGCACAGACCGCCGCGCTGATCGCGTTGACCGTCGCTCGGATCGCCGCGCAGACCGGACAGAGCGCCGCGGAGACCGCCGTTCGGACCGGCTTGAGCGTCGGGGCCGTGACGGTGCCGCAGGCCGCGTTGATCGCCGCACAGACCGCCGTGCCGACCGTGTAGAACGCCGCGGTGACCGCCGCGCGGACCGGGTCGAGCGTCGCGGTGATCGCAGGGCCGACCGGGTTGAGCGCCGCGGTGATCGGCGCGCTGATCGCCGTGCAGAACGCCGGTCGGACCGCCGCGCAGAGCGCCGCTATGACCGCCGCAGTGACCGCAGGGTCCGCCGTGACTACCGTGACGGTGTAAGAGACGGCCGCCGTGCTGAACGCCGGGCCGAGCGCCGGGCAGATCGCCGTGCAGAGCGCCGCGCCTACCGCCGGTGGAACCGCCAGACCTGGCGCGACAACCGCCGCTATCGCTGGCGTGACTATCGCCGCGCGAACCGCAGCATCTTCCGCCTGGGTCGTTACTACGCCCCGTACCGCGCGCACCGTTACAACCGCTTGAGCATCGGCTTCTATCTCGACAGCCTGTTCTTCGGATCGCGCTACTACATCAACGACCCATGGTCGTACCGCCTGCCCGAGGTCTACGGACCGTATCGCTGGGTGCGCTATTACGACGATGTCGTGCTGGTCGATATCTATACCGGCGAAGTGGTCGACGTGATTCACGACTTCTTCTGGTAA
- a CDS encoding pyridoxamine 5'-phosphate oxidase family protein: protein MFESLEDVHRDLAARLEVAASDRRSGMHVPAVVTSDVDARTMVLREFDPQSWSLRFHTDCRAPKVTAIEADPRMAVLFYDRSAKVQIRVRGIGEVLREGPLVEAAWQESDNFARRCYLGEGPGALADAPTSGLPSEFEGIEPSDEQIIPARPNFAIVRVELRELDWFYLAHTGHIRAQFERGESAQDWRGIWAAP, encoded by the coding sequence ATGTTTGAATCGCTAGAAGATGTGCATCGAGACCTTGCCGCCCGGCTTGAGGTTGCGGCGAGTGACCGGCGATCCGGCATGCATGTGCCTGCGGTCGTAACCAGCGATGTCGATGCGCGCACAATGGTCTTGCGTGAGTTTGACCCGCAGTCATGGAGCCTTCGTTTCCACACCGATTGCCGCGCTCCCAAGGTTACAGCTATCGAGGCGGATCCGCGCATGGCGGTGCTGTTCTATGACAGGTCCGCCAAGGTCCAGATCCGTGTGCGGGGGATCGGCGAGGTCCTGCGCGAAGGGCCTCTGGTCGAAGCTGCGTGGCAGGAAAGCGATAACTTCGCCCGCCGCTGCTATCTGGGCGAAGGGCCCGGCGCATTAGCCGATGCGCCCACATCCGGTCTGCCCAGCGAATTTGAAGGGATCGAGCCGAGCGATGAGCAGATCATCCCTGCACGGCCCAACTTCGCCATTGTACGTGTCGAGTTGCGCGAGCTGGATTGGTTCTACCTCGCCCATACCGGGCATATCCGCGCGCAGTTCGAACGCGGTGAAAGCGCGCAGGATTGGCGCGGAATTTGGGCCGCGCCCTAA
- a CDS encoding GGDEF domain-containing protein — MGVVESALAGTGVAWGSGVSDLMLIATIAVISVLAMFAFRAMARRTESADPLTGLFDRPTFEARASAVADHTPRKTVQSPAKTAVLSGRIDHAAQIRQVWGQDTRSEAIAQVAQVMRAGVRGTDIVTSAEDESIVIVAKGASENEAGAIAQRLMQRLAQTPVPGLDEGMRLTASFGVAERLNGESDDDLRARANAALDAAQSHGEDRIIVASEWEEVKFLPAPEPAREARAAGGRGAAAA; from the coding sequence ATGGGCGTAGTCGAAAGCGCGTTAGCCGGAACTGGCGTGGCGTGGGGATCAGGCGTATCGGACCTGATGCTGATCGCAACGATTGCGGTCATTTCGGTGTTGGCCATGTTCGCCTTTCGCGCCATGGCTCGCCGGACCGAATCTGCCGATCCTCTGACGGGATTGTTCGACCGACCGACTTTCGAAGCCCGCGCGAGTGCAGTTGCCGACCACACACCCCGCAAGACTGTTCAATCGCCAGCCAAAACCGCCGTCTTGAGCGGCCGCATCGACCACGCCGCGCAAATCCGGCAGGTCTGGGGTCAGGACACCCGCTCAGAGGCGATTGCGCAGGTTGCTCAGGTCATGCGCGCCGGTGTTCGCGGAACTGACATCGTTACCAGCGCCGAAGACGAAAGCATCGTGATCGTGGCCAAGGGAGCAAGCGAAAACGAAGCGGGCGCCATCGCGCAAAGGCTGATGCAAAGGCTCGCTCAAACGCCGGTGCCGGGTCTTGATGAAGGCATGCGCCTCACCGCCAGCTTTGGCGTGGCCGAGCGGCTTAACGGAGAAAGCGACGACGATCTGCGCGCCCGCGCCAACGCCGCGCTCGACGCCGCGCAATCGCATGGCGAGGACCGGATCATCGTGGCGAGCGAATGGGAGGAAGTGAAGTTCCTGCCTGCTCCTGAACCCGCACGCGAGGCACGGGCCGCTGGTGGCAGAGGTGCCGCCGCAGCTTAG
- a CDS encoding GIY-YIG nuclease family protein: protein MDREKHGGWTYIMADRYRGTIYVGVTSDLSARVSRHRSGKGSDFCARYELKRLVWAESFASIEEAITFEKRLKRWRRDWKLDLIEKANPDWADLYDHLI from the coding sequence ATGGATCGCGAGAAGCACGGCGGTTGGACCTACATCATGGCGGACCGCTATCGCGGGACGATCTATGTTGGGGTGACTTCGGATCTGTCCGCGCGCGTCAGCCGGCACCGGTCTGGCAAAGGCTCCGATTTCTGCGCGCGGTACGAGCTAAAACGGCTGGTCTGGGCGGAGAGCTTCGCGAGCATCGAGGAAGCGATCACTTTCGAGAAACGCCTCAAACGCTGGCGACGCGATTGGAAGCTCGACCTGATCGAAAAGGCGAACCCCGATTGGGCCGACCTCTACGATCACCTGATCTGA
- a CDS encoding TIR domain-containing protein, protein MSKHRLFVSWSRAQAGQIAPILKTFFQDVLGINDIFLSKEIDSGRRWSDEIAQALDSCDAGLILVTDENKGAPWLNFEAGAISKRLANSNVVPLLWDISVGDIADTPLNQFQSKSFAKEDIHAVVQSFGKLWELPPEPIDRRFDAMWPALEGQLGNVPAASPKSEKALKIQDVYSLLQRIGSRIDGIESTIDSIEADVSETLLEQSEMRRTLPRDAVAELIPYVNQTGNKQYWRRLVEEANSNTKGLDHEPSVGDILGQALASSSPAIGDSVNHNAYGKGIIRSIKGNIAVVQFENGNVRGIDLSEL, encoded by the coding sequence ATGTCAAAGCATCGCCTCTTCGTCAGCTGGTCCCGTGCGCAAGCTGGTCAGATCGCCCCAATATTGAAAACATTTTTCCAAGATGTCCTTGGAATAAACGATATCTTCCTCTCGAAAGAGATAGATAGCGGAAGGCGATGGAGTGATGAAATTGCACAGGCGCTGGATAGCTGCGACGCAGGACTTATTCTTGTTACAGACGAAAACAAAGGCGCCCCTTGGCTTAACTTTGAGGCTGGAGCGATTTCAAAGCGGCTAGCAAATTCAAACGTCGTGCCATTGCTATGGGATATCTCAGTGGGTGACATTGCTGACACTCCCCTGAATCAGTTTCAGAGCAAGTCATTTGCAAAGGAAGATATTCACGCGGTGGTTCAAAGTTTCGGCAAGCTTTGGGAGCTGCCTCCCGAGCCGATCGACAGGCGATTTGACGCAATGTGGCCGGCGTTAGAAGGCCAGCTCGGGAACGTCCCCGCAGCATCTCCTAAGTCTGAGAAAGCGCTAAAGATTCAAGATGTTTATAGCCTTCTTCAAAGAATAGGCTCTCGCATTGATGGAATTGAATCCACAATTGATTCGATTGAAGCAGACGTAAGCGAGACACTCTTAGAACAATCTGAGATGCGTAGAACACTTCCAAGGGACGCAGTCGCCGAGTTGATCCCCTATGTCAATCAAACGGGTAACAAGCAGTATTGGCGACGCCTTGTGGAAGAAGCTAATTCAAATACTAAGGGATTGGATCACGAACCAAGCGTTGGAGATATTCTTGGGCAGGCGCTCGCGTCTTCTTCGCCAGCCATTGGTGATTCAGTGAACCATAACGCATATGGAAAAGGCATCATTCGGAGCATTAAGGGTAACATAGCTGTAGTTCAATTTGAGAATGGCAATGTCAGAGGCATTGACCTGTCGGAGTTGTGA